A part of Mustela erminea isolate mMusErm1 chromosome 9, mMusErm1.Pri, whole genome shotgun sequence genomic DNA contains:
- the DCHS1 gene encoding protocadherin-16 isoform X2, translating into MQKEAGIAPSCTGMQSSRPPLVPLLLLLLLLGARVSGAWGQAGSLDLQIDEEQPAGTLIGDISAGLPPGIAAPPMYFISAQEGSGVGTDLAIDEHSGVVRTARVLDRERRDRYRFTAVTPDGATVEVTVRVADINDHAPAFPQARAALQIPEHTALGTRYPLEPARDADAGRLGTQGYALSGDGAGETFQLETRPGPDGAPVPELVVTGELDRENRSHYMLQLEAYDGGSPPRRAQALLDVTLLDINDHAPAFNQSRYHAVVSESLAPGSPVLQVYASDADAGANGAVTYEINRRQSEGDGPFSIDAHTGLLRLERPLDFEQRRVHELVVQARDGGAHPELGSAFVTVNVRDANDNQPSMTVIFLSADGSPRVSEAAPPGQLVARISVSDPDDGDFAHVNVSLEGGEGHFALSTQDSVIYLVCVARQLDREERDAYNLRVTATDSGSPPLRAEATFVLHVTDVNDNAPTFDRQLYRPEPLPEVALPGSFVVRVMARDPDQGSNGQVTYSLAPGANTRWFSIDPTSGIITTAASLDYELEPQPQLIVVATDGGLPPLASSATVSVALQDVNDNEPQFQRTFYNASLPEGTQPGTCFLQVTATDADSGPFGLLSYSLGAGLGASGSPPFRIDAHSGDVCTTRTLDRDQGPSSFDFTVTAVDGGGLKSMVYVKVFVSDENDNPPQFYPREYAASLSAQSTPGTAVLRVRAHDPDQGPHGRLSYHILAGNNPPLFALDEHSGLLTVAWPLARRANSVVQLEIGAQDGGGLQAEPSARVNVSIVPGTPVPPVFEQLQYVFSVPEDVAPGTTVGIVQAHNPPGRLGSVTLALSGGDPRGLFSLDGASGLLQTLRPLDRELLGPVLELEVRAGSGVPPAFAVARVRVLLDDVNDNSPAFPAPEDTVLLPPNTAPGTPIYTLRALDPDAGINSRVTFTLLAGGGGAFTVDPTTGHVRLMGPLGPPGGPAHELELEARDGGSPPRTSHFRLRVVVQDLGTRGLAPHFDSPTYRVDLPSGTTPGTQVLQVQAQAPDGGPITYHLAADGPSSPFGLEPQSGWLWVRAALDREAQELYTLKVMAVSGSKAELGQQTGTTTVRVSILNQNDHSPRLSEEPTFLAVAENQPPGTSVGRVFATDRDSGPNGRLTYSLRPLSEDSKAFRIHPQTGEMTTLQTLDRERQSSYQLLVQVQDGGSPPRSTTGTVHIAVLDLNDNSPSFLQASGAAGGGLPIQVPDRVPPGTLVTTLQARDPDEGENGTILYTLTGPGSELFSLHPHSGELLTAAPLIRAERPHYVLTLSAHDQGSPPRSSSLQLLVQVLPSVRSAEPPPDPSEPDPAAPVPIVLTVTAAEGLQPGSLLGSVASPEPAGVGALTYTLVGGADPEGTFALDAASGRLYLARPLDFEAGPAWRALTVRAEGPGGAGARLVRVQVRVQDENEHAPVFARDPLALALPENPDPGAALYTFRASDADGPGPNSDVRYRLLRQEPPVPALRLDARTGALSAPRGLDRETTPALLLLVEATDRPANASRRRAARVSARVFVTDENDNAPVFASPSRVRIPEDQPPGPVALHVVARDPDLGEAARVSYRLAAGGDGYFRLHSSTGALSVVRSLDREQRAEHVLTVVASDHGSPPRSATQLLTVSVADVNDEAPAFQQQEYSVLLRENSPPGTSLLTLRATDPDLGANGQVTYGGISGESFSLDPDTGVLTTLRALDREEQEEINLTVYARDRGSPPLLTHVTVRVTVEDENDHAPTFGSAHLSLEVPEGQDPQTLTVLRASDPDVGANGQLQYRILDGDPSGAFVLDLASGEFGTMRPLDREVEPAFQLRIEARDGGQPALSATLLVTVTVLDANDHAPAFPVPAYSVEVPEDAPAGSLLLQLQAHDPDAGANGRVTYYLGTGAAGAFLLEPNSGELRTATALDREQCPSYAFSVSAVDGAAAGPLSTTVPVTITVRDVNDHAPIFPTSPLRLRLPRPGPSLSTPTLALATLRAEDRDAGANASILYRLAGTPPPGTTVDSYTGEIRVARSPVALGPRDRVLFVVATDLGRPARSATGVVIVGLQGESERGPRFPRASSEAMLRENAPPGTPIVSPKAIHAGGSSGPITYSILSGNEKGTFSIQPSTGAITVRSAEGLDFEANPRLRLVLQAESGGAFAFSVLTLTLQDANDNAPRFLRPHYVAFLPESRPLEGPLLQVEADDLDQGPSGQISYSLAASQPARGLFHVDPATGTITTTAILDREIWAETQLVLMATDRGSPALVGSATLTVMVIDTNDNRPTIPQPWELQVSEDALLGSEIAQVTGNDVDSGPVLWYVLSPSGPQDPFSIGRYGGRLSLTGPLDFEQCDRYHLQLLAHDGPHEGRANLTVFVEDVNDNAPAFSQSLYQVTLLEHTPPGSAILSVSATDQDSGANGHISYYLASPAEGFSVDPNNGTLFTTVGTVALGQEGPGVVDVVLEARDHGLPGRAARATVHVQLQDQNDHTPSFTLPHYRVAVNEDLPPGSTLLTLEATDADGSRTHATIDYSIVSGNRGRVFQLEPRLAESEEGSGLGPRALGCLVLLEPLDFESLTQYNLTVAAADRGQPPRSSAVPVTVTVLDVNDNPPVFTYASYRMAVPEDTPVGAELLHVEASDADPGPHGLVRFTVSSGDPSGLFELDESSGALRLARPLDCETQVRHQLVVQAADPAGVHFALAPVTIEVQDVNDHGPIFPLSLLSTSLAENQPPGTLVTTLHATDGDAGAFGRLHYSLLEAGPGPEGREAFALNSSTGELRARVAFDYEHTGSFQLLVGAADAGNLSASVTVSVLVTGEDEYDPVFLAPAFHFQVPEGARRGYSLGHVQATDEDGGADGLVLYSLATSSPYFGINQTTGALYLRVDSRAPGSGTGTSGNGGRTRREAPRELRLEVVARGPLPGSRSATVPVTVDITHTALGLAPDLNLLLVGAVAASLGVVVVLALAALVLGLVRARSRKAEAAPGPMSQAAPLASGSLQKLGREPPSPPPSEHLYHQTLPSYGGPGAGGPYPRGGSLDPSHSSGRGSAEAAEDDEIRMINEFPRVASVASSLAARGPDSGIQQDADGLSDTSCEPPAPDTWYKGRKAGLLLPGTGATLYREEGPPATATAFLGGCGLSPAPTGDYGFPADGKPCVAGALTAIVAGEEELRGSYNWDYLLSWCPQFQPLASVFTEIARLKDETRPCPPAPRIDPPPLITAVAHPGAKSVPPKPASTAATRAIFPPASHRSPISHEGSLSSAAMSPSFSPSLSPLAARSPVVSPFGVAQGPSASALSAESGLEPPDDTELHI; encoded by the exons ATGCAGAAGGAGGCGGGCATTGCACCTTCCTGCACTGGCATGCAGAGCTCCAGGCCCCCCCTGGtaccactgctgctgctgctgctgctactgggGGCCAGGGTGTCAGGTGCCTGGGGTCAGGCCGGGAGCTTGGACCTACAGATTGATGAGGAGCAGCCGGCAGGCACACTGATTGGGGACATCAGTGCAGGGCTTCCACCAGGCATAGCAGCACCTCCCATGTACTTCATCTCCGCCCAAGAGGGCAGTGGGGTGGGCACAGACCTGGCCATTGATGAACACAGCGGAGTGGTCCGTACAGCCCGCGTCTTGGACCGTGAGCGGCGAGATCGTTACCGATTCACTGCAGTCACTCCTGACGGTGCCACCGTAGAAGTGACTGTGCGAGTGGCTGACATCAATGACCATGCTCCAGCCTTCCCACAGGCTCGGGCTGCCCTGCAGATACCTGAGCATACAGCCCTTGGCACCCGATACCCACTGGAGCCTGCGCGTGATGCGGATGCTGGCCGCCTAGGAACCCAAGGTTATGCACTGTCTGGTGATGGAGCTGGAGAGACCTTCCAGCTGGAGACACGTCCTGGTCCAGATGGGGCCCCCGTGCCAGAACTGGTAGTTACCGGGGAGCTGGACCGAGAGAACCGCTCACACTACATGCTGCAACTGGAGGCCTATGACGGTGGTTCACCCCCTCGGAGGGCCCAGGCCCTGCTGGATGTGACACTGCTGGACATCAATGACCATGCCCCAGCTTTCAATCAGAGCCGCTATCACGCTGTGGTGTCTgagagcctggcccctggcagtcCTGTCTTGCAGGTGTATGCATCTGATGCCGATGCTGGTGCCAATGGGGCTGTGACTTATGAGATCAACCGGAGGCAGAGTGAGGGTGATGGGCCCTTCTCCATTGACGCACACACAGGACTGCTGCGGCTGGAGCGGCCACTGGACTTTGAGCAACGGCGGGTCCATGAACTGGTGGTGCAGGCACGGGATGGTGGGGCGCACCCTGAGCTGGGCTCGGCCTTTGTGACTGTGAACGTGCGAGATGCCAACGACAATCAGCCCTCCATGACTGTCATCTTCCTGAGTGCTGATGGCTCCCCACGGGTGTCCGAGGCTGCCCCACCTGGCCAGCTTGTTGCTCGCATCTCTGTGTCAGACCCAGATGATGGCGACTTTGCTCATGTCAACGTTTCCCTGGAGGGTGGAGAGGGCCATTTTGCCCTCAGCACTCAGGACAGTGTCATCTACCTGGTGTGCGTGGCTCGGCAGCTGGATCGGGAGGAGAGGGATGCCTATAACTTGCGGGTTACCGCCACAGACTCAGGCTCACCCCCACTGCGGGCTGAGGCTACCTTTGTGCTGCATGTCACCGATGTTAATGACAATGCGCCTACCTTTGACCGTCAGCTCTACCGACCTGAGCCCCTTCCTGAAGTTGCACTGCCTGGCAGCTTCGTGGTGCGAGTGATGGCCCGGGATCCTGACCAGGGCAGTAATGGTCAGGTCACCTACAGCCTGGCCCCTGGTGCCAACACCCGCTGGTTTTCCATCGACCCCACTTCAGGCATCATTACCACAGCTGCCTCGCTGGACTATGAATTGGAACCTCAGCCACAGTTGATTGTGGTGGCCACGGATGGGGGCTTGCCTCCCCTTGCCTCATCTGCCACAGTCAGTGTGGCCCTGCAAGATGTGAATGATAATGAGCCCCAGTTCCAGAGGACTTTCTACaatgcctctctgcctgaggGCACCCAGCCTGGAACCTGCTTCCTGCAG GTGACAGCCACAGATGCAGACAGTGGTCCATTTGGCCTCCTCTCCTATTCCCTGGGTGCCGGACTTGGTGCCTCAGGGTCTCCCCCGTTCCGCATCGATGCCCACAGTGGTGATGTGTGCACAACCCGGACCCTGGACCGAGATCAGGGGCCCTCAAGCTTCGACTTCACAGTGACGGCTGTGGACGGG GGAGGCCTCAAGTCCATGGTATATGTGAAAGTGTTTGTGTCAGACGAGAATGACAACCCCCCGCAGTTTTATCCACGGGAGTATGCTGCCAGTCTGAGTGCGCAGAGTACACCAGGCACAGCTGTACTGAGGGTGCGTGCCCATGACCCTGATCAGGGGCCCCACGGGCGACTCTCCTACCACATCCTGGCTGGCAATAACCCCCCACTCTTTGCCTTGGATGAGCACTCAG ggCTGTTGACAGTAGCCTGGCCCTTGGCCAGACGGGCCAACTCTGTGGTGCAGCTGGAGATTGGGGCTCAGGATGGAGGTGGCCTGCAGGCAGAGCCCAGTGCCCGAGTCAACGTCAGCATTGTGCCTGGAACCCCTGTGCCACCAGTATTTGAGCAACTACAGTATGTCTTTTCTGTACCAGAGGATGTGGCACCAGGCACCACTGTGGGCATAGTCCAGGCACACAATCCACCAG GTCGCTTGGGGTCTGTGACTCTTGCCCTATCAGGCGGGGATCCCCGAGGACTCTTCTCCTTAGATGGGGCCTCAGGGCTATTACAAACACTTCGCCCTCTGGACCGGGAGCTGCTGGGACCAGTGCTGGAGCTGGAGGTGCGGGCAGGCAGTGGAGTGCCCCCAGCTTTTGCTGTAGCTCGGGTGCGTGTGCTGCTGGATGATGTGAATGACAActcccctgccttccctgcaCCTGAAGACACAGTGTTGCTGCCACCAAACACTGCCCCAGGGACTCCCATTTATACACTTCGGGCTCTGGACCCTGATGCAGGCATTAACAGTCGAGTCACCTTTACCCTGCTTGCTGGGGGCGGTGGGGCCTTCACTGTGGACCCCACTACAGGCCATGTACGGCTTATGGGACCTCTGGGGCCCCCAGGGGGGCCAGCCCATGAGCTGGAGCTGGAGGCCCGGGATGGAGGCTCCCCACCCCGCACCAGCCACTTTCGACTACGGGTGGTGGTACAGGACTTGGGGACCCGTGGGCTGGCTCCTCATTTTGACAGCCCTACCTACCGTGTGGACCTGCCCTCAGGCACCACCCCTGGAACTCAGGTCTTGCAAGTGCAAGCTCAAGCACCAGATGGGGGCCCCATTACCTACCATCTTGCAGCAGACGGGCCAAGTAGCCCCTTTGGCCTGGAACCACAGAGCGGTTGGCTATGGGTGCGAGCAGCACTGGACCGTGAGGCCCAGGAGTTGTACACACTGAAGGTAATGGCAGTGTCTGGGTCCAAAGCTGAGTTGGGGCAACAGACAGGCACAACCACCGTGAGGGTCAGCATCCTCAACCAGAATGACCACAGTCCCCGCTTGTCTGAGGAGCCCACCTTCCTGGCTGTGGCTGAGAACCAGCCCCCAGGGACCAGCGTGGGCCGGGTCTTTGCCACTGACCGAGACTCAGGACCCAATGGACGTCTGACCTACAGCCTGCGACCGCTGTCAGAAGACAGCAAGGCCTTCCGCATCCACCCCCAGACTG GAGAAATGACCACACTCCAAACCCTGGATCGAGAGCGGCAGAGCAGCTACCAGCTCCTGGTGCAGGTGCAGGATGGGGGGAGCCCACCCCGTAGTACCACAGGCACCGTGCACATTGCAGTACTCGACCTCAACGACAACAGCCCCAGCTTCCTGCAAGCTTCTGGGGCAGCTGGCGGGGGCCTCCCTATACAG GTACCAGATCGCGTGCCTCCAGGAACACTGGTGACAACTCTGCAGGCCAGGGATCCAGATGAGGGGGAGAATGGCACCATCTTGTACACACTAACTG GTCCTGGCTCAGAGCTCTTCTCTCTTCACCCTCATTCAGGGGAGCTGCTCACTGCAGCACCCCTGATCCGAGCAGAGCGGCCACACTACGTACTGACGTTGAGTGCTCACGACCAAGGAAGCCCCCCTCGGAGCTCCAGCCTCCAGCTGCTGGTGCAG GTGCTTCCCTCAGTTCGCTCCGCTGAGCCCCCACCGGATCCCTCAGAGCCAGACCCAGCGGCTCCAGTGCCCATCGTGTTGACGGTGACAGCGGCGGAAGGGCTGCAGCcaggctccctgttgggctcTGTGGCGTCGCCGGAGCCGGCAGGGGTGGGCGCACTTACCTACACGTTGGTGGGCGGCGCCGACCCGGAGGGTACCTTCGCGCTAGACGCGGCCTCGGGGCGCTTGTACCTGGCGCGTCCCCTGGACTTCGAGGCAGGCCCGGCGTGGCGTGCTCTCACTGTGCGCGCTGAGGGGCCGGGAGGCGCGGGTGCGCGGCTGGTGCGCGTGCAGGTGCGCGTGCAGGACGAGAACGAGCACGCGCCGGTCTTCGCGCGCGATCCACTGGCGTTGGCGCTGCCGGAGAACCCGGACCCTGGCGCCGCGCTGTACACCTTCCGCGCGTCGGACGCCGACGGCCCGGGTCCCAACAGCGACGTCCGCTACCGCCTGCTGCGCCAGGAGCCGCCGGTGCCTGCGCTGCGCCTGGACGCGCGCACTGGCGCCCTCAGCGCGCCCCGAGGCCTGGACCGGGAGACCACACCCGCCCTGCTGCTGCTCGTGGAAGCCACCGACCGGCCCGCCAACGCCAGTCGCCGCCGTGCAGCGCGAGTCTCCGCGCGGGTCTTTGTCACAGATGAGAATGACAATGCGCCCGTCTTCGCCTCACCCTCACGTGTGCGCATCCCCGAGGATCAGCCTCCCGGGCCGGTGGCGTTGCACGTGGTAGCGCGGGACCCGGACTTGGGCGAAGCTGCACGCGTGTCCTATCGCCTGGCAGCTGGCGGGGACGGCTACTTCCGGCTACACTCCAGCACAG GAGCGCTGTCGGTGGTGCGGTCCCTGGACCGGGAACAGCGAGCTGAGCACGTACTGACCGTGGTGGCCTCCGACCACGGCTCCCCGCCACGCTCAGCCACGCAGCTCCTGACGGTCAGTGTCGCTGACGTCAACGACGAGGCACCCGCTTTCCAGCAGCAGGAGTACAGTGTCCTCCTGCGTGAGAACAGCCCGCCTGGTACTTCTCTTCTCACTCTGCGGGCAACCGACCCAGACCTAG GGGCCAACGGGCAGGTGACATATGGAGGCATCTCTGGCGAAAGCTTCTCCCTGGATCCAGACACTGGAGTCCTCACGACTCTTCGGGCCCTGGAccgggaggagcaggaggaaatCAACCTGACAG TGTATGCCCGGGACAGGGGCTCACCCCCACTGCTGACCCATGTCACAGTGCGAGTGACTGTGGAGGATGAGAATGACCATGCCCCAACCTTTGGGAGTGCCCACCTCTCCCTGGAGGTGCCTGAGGGCCAGGACCCCCAGACCCTTACGGTGCTGCGGGCCTCTGACCCAGACGTGGGAGCCAATGGGCAACTGCAATACCGCATCCTGG ATGGGGACCCATCAGGAGCCTTTGTCCTTGACCTAGCTTCTGGGGAGTTTGGCACCATGAGGCCACTAGACCGAGAGGTGGAGCCAGCATTCCAGCTGCGAATAGAGGCCCGGGATGGAGGCCAGCCAGCTCTCAGTGCCACTCTGCTTGTGACAGTAACAGTGCTGGATGCCAATGACCATGCCCCAGCCTTCCCTGTGCCTGCCTACTCTGTGGAGGTGCCTGAAGATGCACCTGCAGGGTCCTTGTTGCTGCAGCTACAGGCTCATGACCCTGATGCTGGGGCCAATGGCCGTGTGACCTACTACCTGGGTACAGGTGCAGCAGGAGCCTTCCTGCTAGAGCCCAACTCCGGGGAATTACGCACAGCCACAGCCCTAGACAGAGAGCAGTGTCCCAGCTATGCCTTTTCTGTGAGTGCAGTGGATGGTGCAGCTGCTGGGCCCCTGAGCACCACGGTACCTGTCACCATCACTGTGCGTGATGTCAATGACCATGCACCCATCTTCCCCACCAGTCCCCTGAGGCTGCGCCTGCCCCGCCCAGGCCCCAGCCTTAGCACCCCGACCCTGGCTCTGGCCACTCTGCGAGCTGAAGACCGTGATGCTGGTGCTAATGCCTCCATCCTATACCGGCTGGCAGGCACACCACCTCCTGGCACCACTGTGGACTCCTACACTGGTGAAATACGTGTGGCCCGCTCACCTGTAGCCCTGGGCCCCCGGGATCGTGTCCTCTTCGTCGTGGCCACTGACCTTGGCCGTCCAGCTCGCTCTGCCACTGGTGTGGTCATTGTTGGGTTGCAGGGGGAGTCTGAGCGTGGACCTCGCTTTCCTCGGGCTAGTAGTGAAGCCATGCTCCGTGAGAATGCTCCCCCAG GGACTCCCATTGTCTCCCCTAAGGCTATCCATGCGGGGGGCTCAAGTGGACCAATCACTTACAGCATTCTCAGTGGGAATGAGAAAGGGACATTTTCCATCCAGCCGAGTACAG GAGCCATCACTGTTCGATCAGCAGAGGGCCTGGACTTTGAAGCCAACCCACGACTGCGACTGGTGCTGCAAGCAGAGAGCGGGGGAGCCTTTGCTTTCTCTGTGCTGACCCTAACCCTGCAAGATGCCAATGACAATGCTCCCCGCTTCCTGCGTCCCCACTATGTGGCCTTCCTGCCTGAGTCCAGGCCCTTAGAGGGACCCCTGCTGCAG gTGGAGGCAGATGACCTAGACCAAGGCCCCAGCGGACAGATCTCCTACAGCCTGGCCGCATCCCAGCCAGCACGGGGATTGTTCCACGTAGACCCAGCCACAGGCACTATTACTACTACAGCCATCCTGGACCGTGAGATCTGGGCTGAAACACA GCTGGTACTGATGGCCACAGACAGAGGAAGCCCAGCCCTAGTGGGCTCAGCTACCCTGACGGTGATGGTCATCGACACCAATGATAATCGCCCCAccatcccccagccctgggagctcCAAGTGTCAGAAG ATGCACTATTGGGCTCGGAGATTGCACAGGTAACAGGGAATGATGTGGACTCAGGACCAGTGCTGTGGTATGTGCTGAGCCCATCTGGACCCCAGGATCCCTTCAGCATAGGTCGCTATGGAGGCCGCCTCTCCCTCACGGGCCCCCTGGACTTTGAGCAATGTGACCGCTACCACTTGCAGCTGCTGGCACATGATGGGCCTCATGAGGGCCGTGCTAACCTCACAGTGTTTGTGGAGGATGTCAATGACAATGCACCTGCCTTCTCACAGAGCCTCTACCAG GTGACACTGCTTGAACACACACCTCCAGGCAGTGCCATTCTCTCCGTCTCTGCCACTGACCAGGATTCAGGAGCCAATGGTCACATTTCCTACTACCTGGCTTCCCCTGCTGAGGGCTTCAGTGTTGACCCCAACAATG GGACCTTGTTCACAACAGTGGGAACAGTGGCCTTGGGCCAGGAGGGGCCAGGAGTGGTGGACGTGGTGCTGGAAGCACGAGATCATGGGTTGCCAGGCCGGGCAGCACGAGCCACAGTGCATGTGCAGCTGCAGGACCAGAATGACCACACCCCTAGCTTCACATTGCCACACTACCGTGTGGCTGTGAATGAGGATCTGCCCCCTGGGTCCACCCTGCTCACCCTGGAGGCCACAGACGCCGATGGAAGCCGCACCCATGCCACCATAGACTATAGCATCGTCAGTGGCAACCGGGGCCGAGTCTTCCAGCTGGAACCCCGGCTGGCTGAGAGTGAGGAAGGTAGTGGACTAGGCCCCCGGGCACTGGGCTGCCTGGTGTTGCTTGAGCCTCTAGACTTTGAAAGTTTAACCCAGTACAACTTAACTGTGGCTGCAGCTGACCGGGGGCAGCCCCCTCGGAGTTCAGCTGTGCCTGTGACTGTCACTGTGCTAGATGTCAATGACAACCCCCCTGTCTTCACTTATGCATCATACCGCATGGCAGTTCCCGAGGACACACCCGTTGGCGCTGAGCTGCTGCATGTGGAGGCCTCTGACGCTGACCCAGGCCCTCATGGCCTTGTGCGTTTCACCGTTAGCTCAGGCGACCCTTCTGGCCTTTTCGAACTGGATGAGAGCTCAGGTGCCTTGCGACTCGCCCGCCCCTTGGACTGTGAGACCCAGGTTCGACATCAACTTGTAGTGCAGGCTGCCGACCCTGCTGGGGTACACTTTGCTCTGGCACCAGTGACCATCGAGGTCCAGGACGTGAATGACCATGGCCCCATCTTCCCGTTGAGCTTGCTCAGCACCAGCCTGGCAGAGAATCAGCCTCCAGGCACTCTTGTGACCACTCTGCATGCGACTGATGGGGATGCTGGGGCTTTCGGGAGGCTCCACTACAGCCTGCTGGAGGCTGGGCCAGGACCTGAGGGCCGTGAGGCATTTGCACTGAACAGCTCAACAGGGGAGTTGCGGGCACGAGTGGCCTTTGACTATGAGCACACTGGAAGCTTCCAGCTGCTGGTGGGTGCTGCCGATGCTGGGAATCTCTCAGCCTCTGTCACTGTGTCAGTGCTGGTGACAGGGGAGGATGAGTATGACCCAGTATTCCTGGCTCCAGCTTTCCACTTCCAAGTGCCCGAAGGTGCCCGGCGTGGCTATAGCCTGGGTCATGTGCAGGCCACAGATGAGGATGGAGGTGCTGATGGCCTGGTGCTCTACTCCCTTGCCACCTCTTCCCCCTATTTTGGTATCAACCAGACTACAGGCGCCCTGTACCTTCGAGTGGACAGCCGGGCACCAGGCAGTGGAACAGGCACTTCTGGAAATGGAGGCCGGACACGGCGTGAGGCACCACGGGAGCTGAGGCTGGAGGTGGTGGCACGGGGGCCTCTACCTGGTTCCCGGAGTGCCACAGTGCCTGTGACTGTGGATATCACCCACACTGCACTAGGCCTGGCACCCGACCTCAACCTACTGTTGGTGGGGGCTGTGGCGGCCTCCCTAGGAGTTGTGGTGGTGCTTGCGCTTGCAGCCTTGGTCCTGGGGCTGGTGCGGGCCCGTAGCCGCAAGGCTGAGGCAGCACCTGGTCCAATGTCACAGGCAGCACCCCTGGCCAGTGGCTCTCTGCAGAAGCTAGGCCGAGAGCCACCCAGCCCACCGCCCTCAGAGCACCTCTATCACCAGACACTCCCCAGCTATGGTGGGCCAGGAGCTGGAGGACCCTACCCCCGAGGTGGCTCCTTAGACCCTTCACACTCCAGTGGCCGAGGCTCAGCAGAGGCTGCAGAGGATGACGAGATCCGCATGATCAATGAATTCCCACGTGTGGCCAGTGTGGCTTCTTCCTTGGCTGCCCGTGGCCCAGACTCTGGCATCCAGCAAGATGCAGATGGACTGAGCGATACATCCTGTGAGCCACCTGCCCCTGACACCTGGTATAAGGGCCGCAAGGCAGGGCTGCTGCTGCCAGGTACAGGAGCCACTCTGTACCGAGAAGAGGGCCCACCAGCCACTGCCACAGCCTTCCTCGGGGGCTGTGGCCTGAGCCCTGCACCCACCGGGGACTATGGCTTCCCAGCAGATGGCAAGCCATGTGTGGCAGGTGCACTGACAGCCATTGTGGCTGGTGAGGAGGAGCTCCGTGGCAGCTATAACTGGGACTACCTGCTGAGTTGGTGCCCTCAGTTCCAGCCACTGGCCAGTGTCTTCACAGAGATTGCCCGGCTCAAGGATGAAACTCGGCCATGTCCCCCGGCTCCCCGTATTGACCCGCCGCCCCTCATCACTGCTGTGGCCCACCCAGGAGCCAAGTCTGTGCCCCCGAAACCAGCCAGCACGGCAGCAACCCGGGCCATCTTCCCACCAGCCTCTCACCGCTCCCCTATCAGCCATGAAGGCTCCCTATCCTCAGCTGCCATGTCTCCCAGCTTCTCACCTTCACTCTCTCCTCTGGCTGCTCGGTCACCCGTTGTCTCACCATTTGGGGTAGCCCAGGGTCCCTCAGCCTCAGCTCTCAGCGCAGAGTCTGGCCTGGAGCCTCCTGATGACACAGAGCTGCACATCTAG